In a genomic window of Thermosynechococcus sp. CL-1:
- a CDS encoding energy-coupling factor transporter transmembrane protein EcfT, which produces MDLLRSLPLGLYLEQPVTWLHRLDPRVKLAWLMTFLLAPILADVTWRLGLVVSLIFLTLLGGIPARVWRRQLLWLLLVGSLILVITALMPDGMAVTYQPRRPLAATAPPTSYSYILWQFHTQVGQFPIHLQVSQRSLDLGLRLSTLLFTLLYSTHLFLLTTAPEEVTAGLENLMQPLKRFKLPVAEIALTLTLSLRFIPLVLEEVQNLSRSVRTRAINWRLVGIKGSIKLWLTLAVRLLDNLLLRAEQVACAMQVRGFQEPGTYDNPWHHLRLQRRDWLALGGMGLFWLVRLGWLGVTHH; this is translated from the coding sequence ATGGATTTGTTGCGATCGCTCCCTTTGGGGCTATACCTTGAACAACCTGTGACTTGGCTGCATCGCCTTGATCCACGGGTCAAGCTGGCATGGTTGATGACGTTTCTGTTGGCACCTATTTTGGCGGATGTCACTTGGCGGTTGGGGCTAGTGGTTAGTTTAATTTTCCTGACCCTCCTAGGGGGAATTCCCGCACGGGTGTGGCGGCGGCAACTGCTGTGGCTCCTCTTGGTGGGGAGTTTAATTCTAGTCATCACGGCTTTGATGCCGGATGGGATGGCGGTCACCTATCAACCCCGCCGCCCTTTGGCAGCCACCGCTCCGCCCACGAGTTACAGTTATATCCTGTGGCAGTTTCATACCCAAGTGGGTCAGTTTCCGATTCATCTGCAAGTCTCCCAGCGATCGCTGGATTTGGGGTTACGCCTGAGTACCCTCCTGTTTACGCTCCTTTACAGTACGCATCTGTTTTTGCTCACCACTGCCCCTGAGGAAGTCACCGCTGGCTTGGAAAATCTGATGCAGCCCCTGAAACGCTTTAAGCTGCCGGTGGCCGAAATTGCCCTGACCTTGACGCTGTCGCTGCGGTTTATTCCCTTGGTCTTAGAAGAGGTGCAAAACCTGAGCCGCTCAGTGCGGACGCGTGCCATCAATTGGCGACTGGTGGGCATTAAGGGCAGCATCAAGTTGTGGCTCACCTTAGCAGTACGGCTGTTGGACAATTTACTCCTGCGGGCAGAACAGGTGGCCTGTGCGATGCAGGTGCGGGGCTTTCAAGAACCGGGAACCTACGATAATCCCTGGCACCATCTGCGACTGCAGCGGCGAGATTGGTTGGCTCTGGGGGGCATGGGGTTATTTTGGTTGGTTCGTTTGGGTTGGTTGGGGGTGACACACCATTGA
- a CDS encoding DnaJ C-terminal domain-containing protein, with product MARTDFKDYYQILGVSKNATDAEIRQAFRRLARKYHPDLNPGDKEAEARFKEINEAHEVLSDPEKRRKYDQFGQYWQQASAAGAGGFNVNIGDFGADFSQFGSFEDFINELLGRFATGTTTGRTRTWSSAGFDSSAFGGSDVDAEVQISFQEAFQGCQKSFAIGNEQVTVTIPAGVKPGTKLRLRGKGQYNPYTQQRGDLYLTVQVAPHPLFRFEEDQLVIDLPITPDEAALGAQVTVPTPSGTVVLNVPAGTRSGQSLRLRGKGWRSSSGIAGDLLAKVQIVPPKSLSAQEKELYEKLRSLRTFNPRAHWPL from the coding sequence ATGGCGCGTACCGACTTCAAAGATTACTACCAAATCCTCGGGGTCAGCAAAAATGCCACGGATGCCGAAATTCGGCAAGCCTTTCGCCGCCTCGCGCGCAAGTATCACCCCGACTTAAACCCAGGGGACAAAGAGGCAGAAGCTCGTTTCAAGGAAATTAACGAAGCCCACGAAGTGCTCTCGGATCCGGAAAAACGACGCAAATACGATCAATTTGGTCAGTATTGGCAACAGGCCAGTGCGGCGGGTGCTGGTGGCTTTAATGTCAATATTGGTGACTTTGGCGCTGACTTTAGTCAGTTTGGCAGCTTTGAAGACTTTATCAACGAGTTGCTGGGGCGATTTGCCACCGGCACGACCACAGGGCGTACCCGCACTTGGAGCAGCGCTGGCTTTGATTCATCGGCATTTGGCGGCAGCGATGTTGATGCGGAAGTGCAAATTAGCTTCCAAGAGGCCTTTCAGGGCTGCCAGAAATCATTCGCCATTGGTAATGAACAGGTGACTGTGACGATTCCCGCTGGTGTTAAGCCAGGGACAAAGTTGCGGCTGCGGGGCAAAGGTCAATATAACCCCTACACCCAACAGCGAGGGGATTTATATCTCACGGTACAGGTGGCGCCTCATCCCCTCTTCCGCTTTGAAGAGGATCAATTGGTGATTGATTTGCCGATCACGCCGGATGAAGCTGCCTTGGGTGCTCAAGTCACGGTGCCGACGCCCTCGGGGACTGTGGTTTTGAATGTGCCTGCGGGCACGCGATCGGGGCAATCACTGCGGTTACGGGGCAAAGGGTGGCGCAGTAGTAGCGGCATTGCTGGCGATCTCCTTGCTAAGGTACAAATTGTGCCCCCCAAATCCCTGAGTGCCCAAGAAAAAGAACTCTACGAAAAGTTGCGATCGCTGCGCACCTTTAACCCCCGTGCCCATTGGCCGCTCTAA
- a CDS encoding pentapeptide repeat-containing protein, translated as MSASSGRPSDAFDKHGFLSRYAPAMINQNRADQMLADYAKGRRDFRRLDLRGVTLEDVNLAGADLSGSDLSNATLTNVDLTNAKLIEVKLINAELTAVQLRQANLSRANLRGATLTHTSLATATLRGTVLPNGRWSD; from the coding sequence ATGTCTGCTTCTTCGGGGCGACCTTCAGACGCCTTTGATAAACACGGTTTTCTCAGTCGCTACGCCCCAGCCATGATTAATCAAAATAGAGCTGATCAAATGCTGGCAGACTATGCCAAAGGGCGGCGTGACTTTCGGCGACTGGATTTGCGCGGTGTCACCCTAGAAGATGTGAATTTGGCGGGGGCAGATCTCAGTGGCTCGGATTTAAGCAATGCCACACTGACCAACGTGGATTTGACCAATGCCAAGCTGATTGAAGTTAAGCTGATCAATGCTGAACTGACGGCTGTGCAATTGCGCCAAGCCAACCTGAGTCGCGCCAACCTGCGGGGTGCCACACTGACCCACACGTCTTTAGCCACGGCAACCCTGCGGGGAACAGTCCTGCCCAATGGCCGCTGGTCCGATTAG
- a CDS encoding PspA/IM30 family protein, producing MGLFDRVSRVVRSWLNALVGAAEDPEKILEQTMIEMQDNLVTLRQAVAQAIASQKRLEQQFNQHQQQAAEWERRAKIALQHGDEQLALEALSRKKTALNAAMALKGQLEQSVTQVEALKKQMQQLESKIAEAKTRKEMLVARARAAKASEQLQQTFSSLNTNAPMAAFERMEERVQEMEARSQAVAELNSDTLEAKFAALEAGSVDDDLARLKAELANPQLSPSSTPAYDPELEALRRELERS from the coding sequence GTGGGACTGTTTGATCGCGTCAGCCGTGTGGTTCGCAGTTGGCTCAATGCGCTGGTGGGTGCTGCTGAAGATCCCGAAAAAATCCTTGAGCAGACCATGATTGAAATGCAGGACAATCTGGTGACCCTGCGGCAAGCCGTCGCCCAAGCGATCGCCTCCCAAAAGCGGTTAGAGCAACAGTTCAACCAACATCAACAGCAGGCGGCTGAGTGGGAGCGCCGTGCCAAAATTGCCCTGCAACATGGGGATGAGCAACTAGCGCTTGAGGCCTTGAGTCGCAAAAAAACAGCACTGAATGCAGCCATGGCTCTCAAAGGGCAACTGGAGCAGTCTGTGACCCAAGTGGAAGCCCTCAAAAAACAAATGCAGCAGCTTGAAAGCAAGATTGCGGAAGCGAAAACCCGCAAAGAAATGCTGGTGGCACGGGCACGGGCAGCCAAGGCCTCAGAGCAACTGCAACAAACCTTTAGCAGCCTCAACACCAATGCCCCCATGGCCGCCTTTGAGCGCATGGAGGAACGGGTTCAGGAAATGGAGGCTCGCTCCCAAGCCGTGGCTGAACTCAATAGCGATACCCTCGAAGCCAAGTTTGCCGCCCTCGAAGCCGGCAGTGTGGATGACGATTTGGCACGGCTGAAGGCAGAATTGGCCAACCCGCAACTGTCACCCAGCAGCACCCCTGCCTACGATCCAGAGTTGGAAGCCCTGCGGCGGGAACTGGAGAGAAGTTAA
- a CDS encoding homoserine dehydrogenase, with protein sequence MYHIGLLGLGTVGGGVAQILADPAGRHPLIKELAIAQVGVRDIHKPRAIALDPQLLTTDLESIVTNPAIDIVVEVLGGIEPARSLILKAIAHGKHIVTANKAVIARHGAEIFDAANAQGVYVMLEAAVAGGIPVIQALKQSLGANRIHSVSGILNGTTNYILTRMQQEQGDFAPILADAQRLGYAEADPSADIEGWDAADKIAILASLAFGGRIRREEVYCEGISGITAADIVYAEKLGFRIKLLAIARQLSGQPLEVRVHPTLVPLEHPLAGVNGVFNAILLEAEPLGQVMFYGPGAGAGATASAVVADLINIAALLPQGRASHPLLTCQHDQFMPLLPMAEVDSRFYARVHAQDHPGVLGKLGTCFGNHNVSLESLVQIGSHNDLAEIVIVTHHVREGEFRQAMAEIAQMTDIEAVPSILRVLGTS encoded by the coding sequence ATGTATCACATTGGTTTACTGGGGTTGGGCACTGTTGGTGGTGGTGTGGCACAAATTTTGGCGGATCCAGCGGGGCGCCATCCGCTGATCAAGGAACTGGCGATCGCCCAAGTGGGGGTACGGGATATCCATAAACCCCGCGCCATTGCCCTTGATCCGCAACTGTTGACAACAGATTTAGAAAGTATTGTCACCAACCCAGCCATTGATATTGTGGTGGAAGTCCTCGGCGGCATTGAACCGGCGCGATCGCTCATCCTCAAGGCTATTGCCCACGGCAAGCACATTGTCACCGCCAATAAGGCCGTGATTGCCCGTCATGGTGCTGAAATTTTTGATGCCGCCAATGCCCAAGGGGTCTATGTGATGCTCGAAGCGGCCGTGGCTGGTGGGATTCCCGTCATTCAAGCCCTGAAACAGAGCCTAGGTGCCAATCGTATCCACAGTGTCAGCGGCATTCTCAATGGCACCACCAACTACATCCTGACCCGCATGCAGCAGGAGCAAGGGGATTTTGCCCCTATTCTTGCCGACGCCCAACGCCTAGGGTATGCCGAGGCGGATCCCAGTGCTGACATTGAGGGATGGGATGCAGCGGATAAAATTGCCATTCTTGCCAGCCTTGCCTTTGGCGGACGGATTCGCCGCGAGGAAGTGTATTGCGAGGGCATTAGTGGCATCACCGCAGCCGATATTGTCTATGCCGAAAAGCTAGGATTTCGCATTAAACTGCTGGCGATCGCCCGCCAGCTCAGTGGCCAGCCCCTAGAGGTGCGCGTGCATCCGACGCTTGTGCCCCTTGAACATCCTTTGGCCGGCGTCAATGGCGTCTTTAATGCCATTCTTCTCGAGGCAGAGCCGTTGGGACAGGTGATGTTCTATGGCCCCGGTGCGGGTGCAGGGGCAACCGCCAGTGCTGTCGTGGCGGATTTAATCAACATTGCCGCCCTTCTGCCCCAAGGACGTGCCAGCCATCCCTTGCTCACCTGCCAGCATGATCAGTTTATGCCGCTGCTACCGATGGCAGAGGTGGATAGTCGTTTCTATGCCCGTGTCCATGCCCAAGATCATCCGGGGGTACTAGGAAAACTCGGCACCTGCTTTGGTAACCATAACGTTAGTCTGGAGTCCTTGGTTCAAATTGGTAGTCACAACGATCTGGCAGAAATTGTAATTGTCACCCACCATGTGCGCGAAGGAGAGTTCCGCCAAGCCATGGCCGAGATTGCCCAAATGACCGATATTGAAGCCGTGCCCTCGATTTTGCGCGTCCTCGGCACCTCCTAG
- a CDS encoding DUF3365 domain-containing protein translates to MARLFLMGLLMVCLWLNSSSATLASVNPDELGKAVTAIEQLDQMRIGLASTLEGSPTEPTLDTFKAVCAPVGKKAKEIAAANGWQLRQVALKYRNPNHAPRTALEVQALNRFDNNRQLQAFWQTDAEGVHYFRRIDVQASCLACHGAKNRRPAFIQEKYPSDRAYGFRVGDLRGMYAVTIPQIQQALQTSP, encoded by the coding sequence ATGGCGCGCCTCTTTCTCATGGGTCTGTTGATGGTTTGTCTATGGCTCAACAGTTCCTCAGCCACATTGGCCAGTGTGAATCCCGATGAACTGGGGAAAGCCGTAACCGCCATTGAACAGTTGGATCAAATGCGCATTGGCCTTGCCTCTACTTTAGAAGGAAGTCCCACGGAACCCACCCTTGACACCTTTAAGGCTGTTTGTGCCCCCGTGGGCAAGAAAGCGAAGGAAATTGCTGCTGCCAATGGCTGGCAACTGCGTCAGGTAGCCCTCAAGTACCGCAACCCCAACCATGCCCCGCGCACAGCGCTGGAAGTGCAAGCCCTCAATCGCTTTGATAACAATCGTCAACTCCAAGCCTTTTGGCAAACGGATGCTGAAGGGGTGCACTACTTCCGTCGCATTGATGTCCAAGCCAGTTGCCTTGCCTGTCATGGGGCGAAAAATCGGCGGCCTGCCTTTATTCAAGAAAAATATCCCAGCGATCGCGCCTATGGCTTCCGTGTTGGTGATCTGCGGGGCATGTACGCTGTGACGATTCCGCAAATTCAACAGGCACTCCAAACCTCACCCTAG
- a CDS encoding anthranilate synthase component I translates to MAPSATAAARLVGSGGHGVILVGSFGLVGGDTPLMFPCQPWLWCCLPLRRRTGRAVFQQLFLAEPIAVLLESPAQAPTSQARYSICAGSPRGDRQWPLSLGQVLPTLQSFPQCEAVPEAVRHLPFTGGWLGWLGYELAWEIEALPPLKPDPLPFPVAFWYEPAAFAVLDHQEDLLYLAASTPSQLAALQEALAETPPEPSLWVPDRPGSIELAAGWQPDTYQAAVQQILRHIRAGDIFQANLSARFCHYGRVDPWQQYLRLQQINPSPFASFWQTPWGYIVSCSPERLVQVQGDRVQTRPIAGTRPRGQTPAGDRAQAEELLSNTKEQAEHMMLVDLERNDLGRVCQWGSVVVDELLTLEYYSHVIHLVSNVRGTLQPGLSPVDVIRALFPGGTITGCPKVRCMAILAALEPFPRNLFYGSCGYWDQRGHLDLNILIRTLLVAGDRQTTWGQVGAGIVADSDPQREWQESLSKAQALLLALGTPMPISPRS, encoded by the coding sequence CTGGCACCATCTGCGACTGCAGCGGCGAGATTGGTTGGCTCTGGGGGGCATGGGGTTATTTTGGTTGGTTCGTTTGGGTTGGTTGGGGGTGACACACCATTGATGTTCCCCTGTCAGCCGTGGCTATGGTGCTGTTTGCCGCTGCGGCGTCGCACGGGTCGCGCCGTTTTTCAGCAGTTATTTTTGGCGGAGCCGATTGCCGTCCTCCTCGAAAGTCCAGCCCAAGCCCCCACCTCCCAAGCGCGCTACTCCATTTGTGCGGGTTCCCCCCGCGGCGATCGCCAGTGGCCACTCTCCTTGGGTCAAGTCCTGCCGACGCTACAAAGCTTTCCCCAATGTGAAGCGGTTCCTGAAGCGGTGCGCCATCTGCCCTTTACTGGTGGCTGGTTGGGATGGCTGGGGTATGAGTTGGCGTGGGAAATTGAAGCCCTCCCCCCTCTAAAACCTGATCCTCTCCCTTTTCCAGTGGCCTTTTGGTATGAACCCGCAGCCTTTGCTGTCTTGGATCATCAGGAAGATCTGCTCTACTTGGCGGCTTCGACCCCTAGCCAACTGGCAGCGCTGCAAGAAGCGCTTGCGGAAACACCCCCTGAGCCATCTCTCTGGGTGCCCGATCGCCCCGGCAGCATTGAACTAGCCGCTGGCTGGCAACCCGATACCTACCAAGCAGCGGTGCAGCAGATTCTCCGCCATATTCGTGCTGGCGATATTTTTCAAGCCAATCTGTCGGCCCGCTTTTGCCATTACGGGCGCGTTGATCCTTGGCAACAATACCTGCGGCTGCAGCAGATTAACCCCTCTCCCTTTGCCAGTTTTTGGCAGACCCCTTGGGGCTACATTGTCAGTTGCTCACCGGAACGCTTGGTGCAAGTGCAGGGAGATAGGGTGCAAACCCGACCCATTGCTGGTACCCGTCCGCGCGGCCAAACCCCAGCGGGCGATCGCGCCCAGGCCGAGGAACTTCTCAGCAATACCAAGGAACAGGCAGAACACATGATGCTCGTGGATTTAGAGCGCAATGACTTGGGGCGAGTGTGCCAGTGGGGCAGTGTGGTGGTGGATGAACTCCTAACGCTGGAGTACTACAGCCATGTGATTCACTTGGTGAGCAATGTTCGCGGCACGTTGCAGCCGGGGCTGTCTCCTGTGGATGTGATCCGTGCCCTCTTTCCCGGCGGCACGATTACTGGCTGTCCCAAGGTGCGCTGCATGGCGATTTTGGCGGCTCTGGAACCCTTTCCCCGCAATTTGTTCTACGGTTCCTGTGGCTACTGGGATCAGCGGGGGCATTTGGACTTGAATATCCTCATCCGTACCTTGTTGGTGGCAGGCGATCGCCAGACGACCTGGGGACAGGTGGGCGCCGGTATTGTGGCCGACAGTGATCCACAGCGGGAATGGCAAGAATCCCTGAGCAAAGCCCAAGCCCTGCTCCTTGCCCTCGGAACACCTATGCCCATCAGCCCCCGTTCCTAG
- a CDS encoding bifunctional aminoglycoside phosphotransferase/ATP-binding protein — MSLPAFVEALLTPAAYPHAVTSPIQLLQTHISYVFLTGDYAYKVKKPADFGFLNFTTLEKRLFYCREELRLNRRLASDLYLAVVPIVAVGDRYFVADPQDLPAGAEVIDYAVQMRQFDQSQLFSHLFAANQVTPHLIESLGKELAHFHRTAATSPHISEFGSPRAIAQVINNCHALAAQFVGRCQSPEQYAAIQAFTDDFLTRHQEWLVQRQAGGKIRECHGDLHLNNICLYNGRVQIFDCIEFNEEFRNIDVIYDAAFLLMDLEFRGRGDLANLFLNTYLEWSGDYAGAVLLPLYLCIRAYIRGNVNALALNDPAISEAEKAQIQATAAAYYEAAYRYTQPRQAKLYVMCGLSGAGKSTRGRGLAQAEQAIQIRSDAVRKHLAGLPLDRRSSDFPQVDLYSEAMTQKTYDQLLAYAELLLRQGQTVILDAKYDRVALRQPVIALAEKLQVPLEIHFCNAPPEELRRRLSDRQGDIAEATPDLIAAQMASFESFLPEEEPYVRHVCD; from the coding sequence ATGTCTTTGCCTGCCTTTGTCGAAGCCCTATTAACCCCTGCTGCGTACCCCCATGCAGTGACCTCTCCCATTCAATTGCTGCAAACGCATATTTCCTACGTATTTCTGACGGGGGACTATGCCTATAAGGTGAAAAAGCCGGCGGATTTTGGCTTTTTGAACTTTACAACCCTAGAAAAGCGGCTATTTTACTGTCGGGAAGAGTTACGGCTGAATCGCCGTTTGGCGTCAGATCTCTACTTGGCGGTGGTGCCCATTGTGGCGGTGGGCGATCGCTATTTTGTGGCGGATCCCCAAGACTTACCTGCGGGAGCTGAGGTGATTGACTATGCTGTGCAAATGCGGCAATTTGATCAGTCGCAACTGTTTTCGCACCTCTTTGCCGCCAACCAAGTCACCCCCCACCTAATTGAATCCCTCGGTAAAGAACTGGCTCACTTTCACCGCACGGCTGCCACCAGTCCCCACATTAGTGAATTTGGCTCCCCGCGGGCGATCGCCCAAGTGATTAACAATTGCCATGCCTTGGCAGCTCAGTTTGTCGGTCGCTGTCAATCCCCAGAGCAGTACGCGGCAATTCAAGCCTTTACCGATGACTTTTTGACGCGGCATCAGGAGTGGTTGGTGCAGCGGCAAGCCGGGGGCAAAATCCGCGAGTGCCATGGCGACCTGCACCTGAACAATATCTGTCTGTACAACGGCAGGGTGCAAATTTTCGACTGTATTGAGTTCAACGAAGAATTTCGCAACATTGATGTCATTTACGACGCCGCTTTTTTGCTGATGGATCTGGAGTTTCGGGGGCGCGGCGACTTGGCCAATCTTTTCCTCAACACCTACTTAGAGTGGAGTGGGGACTACGCTGGGGCAGTGCTGTTGCCCCTTTACCTCTGCATCAGAGCCTATATTCGCGGCAATGTGAACGCCTTGGCCCTCAATGATCCCGCCATTAGCGAGGCCGAAAAGGCACAGATTCAAGCCACGGCTGCGGCCTACTATGAGGCGGCCTATCGCTACACCCAACCACGTCAAGCCAAGCTCTATGTCATGTGCGGTCTCTCTGGGGCAGGCAAAAGTACACGGGGACGGGGTCTCGCCCAAGCCGAGCAAGCCATTCAAATCCGCTCCGATGCCGTGCGTAAGCACTTGGCGGGTTTACCCCTTGACCGCCGCAGCAGTGATTTCCCGCAGGTCGATCTCTATTCTGAGGCCATGACCCAAAAAACCTATGATCAACTCTTGGCCTATGCAGAATTGTTGCTGCGTCAAGGACAAACGGTGATTTTGGATGCCAAGTACGATCGCGTGGCGCTGCGCCAACCCGTGATTGCTTTAGCTGAGAAATTGCAGGTGCCCTTGGAGATTCACTTCTGTAATGCACCGCCTGAGGAATTGCGCCGTCGCTTGAGCGATCGCCAAGGGGATATTGCCGAGGCCACGCCCGATCTCATTGCTGCCCAAATGGCCAGTTTTGAATCCTTTTTGCCTGAGGAGGAACCCTACGTTCGCCATGTGTGTGACTAG
- a CDS encoding histidinol-phosphate transaminase, giving the protein MATFLRPELSNLRAYSTPTSDSLPLELDYLDTNEFPWDLPTALKEALAQQYVSTLASHRYPDSHHWPLRQAIARYVNEHSSTEISPHQIAVGNGSDELIRSILLATAIGGYGSILVAEPTFSIYGILAQTLGIPVQRSPRDPDTFAVQIAEANTLIAQAAPPVRVLFMLQPNSPTGNPLTAAEVDWLRQLPEDILVVIDEAYFEFSGKTLVGDLAAHPNWLILRTFSKAFRLAAHRVGYAIGNPEVIAVLEKVRLPYNLPTFSQVAAQVALDHRQTLLAEIPTVLAERERLYERLQACPQLRVWPSVANFLFFRLQEPQYTQPLCDALRRQGTLVRAIAGGIRVTIGTPAEMERFWQRLQAFLHQL; this is encoded by the coding sequence ATGGCGACGTTTCTTCGTCCAGAACTGAGCAACCTCCGCGCCTACTCCACCCCCACGAGCGACTCCCTACCCCTAGAACTGGATTACCTCGATACCAATGAGTTTCCGTGGGATTTGCCCACTGCCCTTAAGGAGGCGTTAGCTCAACAGTATGTCAGCACCCTCGCCAGTCATCGCTATCCCGACAGTCACCATTGGCCGCTGCGGCAGGCGATCGCCCGCTATGTCAATGAACACAGTTCAACTGAAATCTCCCCACACCAAATTGCGGTGGGCAACGGCTCCGATGAGCTAATTCGCTCGATTTTACTGGCCACTGCGATCGGGGGCTACGGTTCTATCCTAGTGGCAGAACCGACATTTTCCATATACGGGATCCTCGCCCAAACCCTAGGGATTCCCGTCCAGCGATCGCCCCGCGATCCTGACACCTTTGCCGTGCAAATTGCTGAAGCCAATACCCTCATTGCCCAAGCGGCTCCCCCCGTGCGCGTTCTCTTTATGCTGCAACCCAACTCCCCAACAGGGAACCCCCTAACCGCAGCGGAGGTGGACTGGCTACGGCAGCTTCCTGAGGACATTTTAGTGGTGATTGATGAGGCCTATTTTGAATTTTCGGGCAAGACACTGGTGGGGGACTTGGCAGCGCATCCCAACTGGTTGATTCTGCGCACCTTTTCCAAGGCCTTTCGACTCGCCGCCCATCGGGTGGGCTACGCCATTGGCAATCCAGAGGTGATTGCGGTTTTAGAAAAGGTTCGTCTGCCCTATAACCTGCCTACGTTTTCTCAAGTGGCGGCGCAGGTTGCCCTTGACCATCGTCAGACGTTGCTGGCAGAAATTCCCACGGTACTGGCAGAGCGGGAGCGCCTTTATGAACGGCTGCAGGCGTGCCCCCAACTGCGGGTATGGCCGAGTGTGGCCAATTTCCTCTTTTTCCGCTTGCAGGAACCGCAATACACCCAGCCCCTGTGTGATGCCTTGCGGCGTCAGGGTACCCTTGTGCGGGCGATCGCTGGCGGAATTCGGGTCACCATTGGCACACCAGCGGAGATGGAGCGCTTTTGGCAACGGCTGCAAGCTTTTTTGCACCAGCTTTAG
- a CDS encoding DUF3122 domain-containing protein, producing MKRWQRLLLVILLVIPLWLAVSPSSPAMMRTIEEAPNQVVVQSRHQLRDNRGFTWQVILFSRRDQLQLRLVGFPEQYHFRHPDPLVLITSSGQTLTAVDDFPKADSVANVGQFDLLPLASQLPKSEPLVLRPPLEEQGIEIAVPAAVVIEWHALMEGA from the coding sequence ATGAAACGTTGGCAGCGTTTGTTACTTGTGATCCTGCTCGTCATTCCCCTGTGGCTAGCGGTGTCCCCCAGTAGCCCTGCCATGATGCGCACCATTGAAGAGGCTCCCAATCAAGTGGTGGTGCAGTCGCGGCATCAGTTGCGCGATAATCGTGGCTTCACGTGGCAGGTGATTCTCTTTTCCCGTCGTGACCAGTTGCAATTACGCTTGGTGGGGTTTCCCGAGCAGTACCACTTTCGCCATCCCGATCCCTTGGTGCTGATCACATCGAGCGGTCAAACCCTCACAGCCGTAGATGACTTTCCCAAGGCAGACTCCGTTGCCAATGTGGGACAGTTTGACCTGTTGCCCCTCGCCTCGCAATTGCCCAAGAGTGAACCTTTGGTACTGCGTCCGCCCCTAGAGGAGCAGGGGATTGAGATTGCTGTGCCTGCGGCTGTGGTAATTGAATGGCACGCTCTGATGGAGGGAGCCTAG
- the panB gene encoding 3-methyl-2-oxobutanoate hydroxymethyltransferase — protein sequence MVRRPVTLPQLQQKKQQGEPITMLTAWDYLWARLLDAAGVDVILVGDSLGMVALGYQTTLPVTLDQMIHHAQAVRRGVSHSFLVCDLPFLSYHESPEQALRSAGRLVKEADVQAVKMEGASPVVQAATRRLVEAGIPVLGHVGLLPQRVHQLGGWRQQGKTPQGAEAILADALALAEAGAFGIILEHIPADLAQQITAKLKIPTIGIGAGPYCDGQVLVTADVLGLSPQVPPFAKVYADLGTQAIAALKSYCQAVKSRQFP from the coding sequence ATGGTGCGTCGCCCCGTCACATTACCCCAACTCCAGCAAAAAAAACAGCAGGGAGAGCCAATTACCATGCTCACGGCTTGGGATTATCTGTGGGCGCGGCTATTGGATGCGGCGGGGGTGGATGTGATCCTTGTCGGGGATTCCCTTGGTATGGTTGCCCTTGGCTATCAAACCACGTTGCCGGTGACCCTTGATCAGATGATTCACCATGCGCAGGCGGTGCGGCGGGGCGTCAGCCACAGTTTCCTCGTGTGTGACCTACCCTTTTTGAGCTACCACGAAAGCCCAGAGCAGGCCCTGCGATCGGCGGGGCGTTTAGTCAAAGAAGCAGATGTACAGGCAGTGAAAATGGAAGGTGCTTCACCCGTGGTGCAGGCAGCAACGCGGCGCTTAGTGGAGGCCGGCATCCCGGTGCTGGGTCATGTGGGTCTGTTGCCGCAGCGGGTGCATCAGTTGGGGGGATGGCGACAACAGGGGAAGACGCCACAGGGGGCAGAAGCAATTCTCGCAGATGCCCTTGCTCTGGCCGAAGCAGGTGCCTTTGGCATCATTTTGGAGCATATTCCTGCGGATTTGGCACAGCAGATTACCGCCAAGCTGAAAATTCCCACGATTGGAATTGGCGCAGGCCCCTACTGTGATGGTCAGGTGTTGGTGACGGCAGATGTTTTGGGCTTGAGTCCACAGGTGCCCCCCTTTGCTAAGGTGTATGCCGACTTGGGCACTCAGGCGATCGCTGCCCTTAAGAGCTACTGCCAAGCTGTAAAATCGCGGCAATTTCCCTAA